GACAAAGAGCAGGGCTTCAGACTGGCATTGCaggttcacacacactcactctcacgcaccctcacacacacacacacacacacacacacacacactcactctctcacacacacacacactcactctcacgcaccctcacacacacatacacacacactccctgatACAGacctaaactcacacacacacacacacacacacacacacacactcactcactctcacacacacacacacacaccctgatacacatctaaacacatacacactctcatactattctttctttctttctttctttctttctttctttcttccgtTTGCTAATGTAAGCTAATGAAAGCTGTTGAAAGCTAATGTAAGCTAATGAAAGCTGCTGAAAGCTAATGAAAGCTAATGTAAGCTGCTGAAAGCTAATGTAAGCTAATGAAAGCTAATGAAAGCTAATGTAAGCTAATGAAAGCTAATGTAAGTGGTGTTATCCTGCAGGTTTGGCACCAGATGCTTAGCGCTGGTATAAAACCAGACGTCCAGAACTATAACATCCTCCTGCGCGCCGCAAGGGATTGTGGGATCGGCGATCCTGCCATGGCTTCTGCATTACTCCTGCGGGGTCGGGAGGAGTCCGCGCCGGAGCTCGCAGCTAGGAGAAGAGGTCAGAGGTCGAGGCTGAGAGAGGGGGCGTGTCCCCAGGAGCCGTTAGACGTGGACGCTTTCGAGAGGCGCGTGCTGACCGACACGGCGTCCGCTCTCACACAGCCGACTCTGGACTCGGACTCGCCCCGAACTCAGCTGATTCCCGCCTCCCCGTCGTCCTGTCTGTCAGCGTCGTTAACGTCAGCGTCGACGCCGCCGTCGGTCCCAAACCTGCTGGACCCGAGCACCTGTCACTCAGACGTGGTCGCCTTGGCAACAGCGAGCACCGCGTCCGATAGGCTGGCGCTGATCGGAAACCTCGACGGATTTCTGAATAAAATGTCCAGCGATGGATTGAAGCCCACAATCAAGACTCTCACGCTGTTGGCTGACGTGACGGAGcccagcagccaatcagcacGCAGCCTGATCGATGTCGCCAATCAGGGCGGAGTCAAGCTGGACGTGGGTTTCTTCAATACGCTGATCAGGAGAGCTGCGAAAGCCGGAGACGTGGAGGGAGCGAAGGTCAGGCGATGATTGCGATACAGTTTTTAATCGATTCTcatagtcaaatgcagcattttatttatttttatttggaaattGGAACGTGTAACTATCttgtaaaagctttttttttttttccctctgtatCTCAGGCCGCGAAGGCGCTGATGCTGGAGAGGAAGTTGCGTGTAAATGCTCGGACGTTCTGCAGCATGGCTCTGGCCTGTCGCACGCAGGAAGACGGACTCCAGCTCCTCTCCGACATGGAGGTCCGAACCGCTGACATCAGCTTTAATTCTCTAAAGATAATTCTGTTAAACCACACCGTGCGCTCCGGAATTCCATGCAAGTTTCatgaaaattaagaaaaatgatCATATATGAAGGATAACACCTTGATGTGTAGGTGTGCAACTTCAAATATATACCTCATGGAAACAGGCCATGGCTAACAGCAGCAACAGACTTCCTGaggaatgaaaaatataaaataaaaaaaataataatattatatcataaacataaacaaatctaaatatttatttgcatttgctgaaaatatttcagcagggtgtcaataatttaaATCAGTACTAAAAAGAATTTTTAGtagaacaaataaattatttctattttttcagtggaacaaaactttttttttttttttaatatggtcatctttgcttgttttgttataaagggtgccaataattcttgaCAGCATTGTATAGAAAGTACATTACATTAAGGGATTAAGTGCAATTTTTAAATATCCGTACGTGACGTGAGGTGACGTGagaatataacattattataaattactaatacaatgatttattttctcCCCAGATGTGCGGCGTGGCGGCGAACGCTCACGTGTTcagcgctctgattggtcaggccACGCGGCGTTTGGACTACGCCTGGCTGCAAGAGCTGCTGCACCAAATGCACCGGCTGCGGGTTTCACCCAACGACGTCATCATCAAGCAGCTGGAGTTCGCCGCACAGTATCCGTCCAACTACGACCAGGTCACTTCCACTCACCGCCCTTATTTACATATGCAAATTCCAAcgagagttttattttattccatttaagaAGTTATTCTATTCATTTCCTTTTGATTTCTTTCAGCGCTTTGTTTATATCTAATAGTTCTTTTCCCAGATTTCTTAAAATTCGAGTTACAAAATAAGTGGCAGTAAGCAGttgtataaaacacacacacacacacacacacacacacacacacacagagcacgtTTCCATAAACTCCTC
This Pangasianodon hypophthalmus isolate fPanHyp1 chromosome 26, fPanHyp1.pri, whole genome shotgun sequence DNA region includes the following protein-coding sequences:
- the ptcd1 gene encoding pentatricopeptide repeat-containing protein 1, mitochondrial isoform X1 — protein: MLRCVLNILRAGSVAHVRNSPTCLCQIAARKFANVPNTTREEEKEADEARFGDCSRTFSSRMTYRKSSAEQQDAKHTDAEVEHDEPDNFRSRTKHRKSNTPYWYLLQCKKLLKKDKLAEALTLFEVEMLKGERLQPEEYNYTVLIGGCGRAGYVKKAFKLYNDMKKRGLEPSAAAYTALFNACAESPWKQSGLEQALKLRQELRRKNVPLNAITHHALLKTVARAGDLKACFQVLREMLQSGQAVTQETFQYLLMCCVEDKEQGFRLALQVWHQMLSAGIKPDVQNYNILLRAARDCGIGDPAMASALLLRGREESAPELAARRRGQRSRLREGACPQEPLDVDAFERRVLTDTASALTQPTLDSDSPRTQLIPASPSSCLSASLTSASTPPSVPNLLDPSTCHSDVVALATASTASDRLALIGNLDGFLNKMSSDGLKPTIKTLTLLADVTEPSSQSARSLIDVANQGGVKLDVGFFNTLIRRAAKAGDVEGAKAAKALMLERKLRVNARTFCSMALACRTQEDGLQLLSDMEMCGVAANAHVFSALIGQATRRLDYAWLQELLHQMHRLRVSPNDVIIKQLEFAAQYPSNYDQYKSKNTYLEKINGFRGFYKQWLEFMPAQETPHPWEKYRQPETENEQDGVESARGSDKPSQSH
- the ptcd1 gene encoding pentatricopeptide repeat-containing protein 1, mitochondrial isoform X2, whose amino-acid sequence is MLKGERLQPEEYNYTVLIGGCGRAGYVKKAFKLYNDMKKRGLEPSAAAYTALFNACAESPWKQSGLEQALKLRQELRRKNVPLNAITHHALLKTVARAGDLKACFQVLREMLQSGQAVTQETFQYLLMCCVEDKEQGFRLALQVWHQMLSAGIKPDVQNYNILLRAARDCGIGDPAMASALLLRGREESAPELAARRRGQRSRLREGACPQEPLDVDAFERRVLTDTASALTQPTLDSDSPRTQLIPASPSSCLSASLTSASTPPSVPNLLDPSTCHSDVVALATASTASDRLALIGNLDGFLNKMSSDGLKPTIKTLTLLADVTEPSSQSARSLIDVANQGGVKLDVGFFNTLIRRAAKAGDVEGAKAAKALMLERKLRVNARTFCSMALACRTQEDGLQLLSDMEMCGVAANAHVFSALIGQATRRLDYAWLQELLHQMHRLRVSPNDVIIKQLEFAAQYPSNYDQYKSKNTYLEKINGFRGFYKQWLEFMPAQETPHPWEKYRQPETENEQDGVESARGSDKPSQSH